The Flavobacteriaceae bacterium 3519-10 genome includes a window with the following:
- a CDS encoding putative oxidoreductase, with translation MKQIKVGLCAFGMSGKVFHAPFIKEHSGFSLTAIVERNREESKEKYPDAVIYQSVTEMLQNADVDLVVVNTPVQMHFDYVKASLEAGKNVIVEKPFTVSTAEAEELVRLAAEKNLFLSVYQNRRFDRDYLKVQKVIQSRKLGQIKETEIRFDRYRTEPSAKAHKENPELAGSGALHDLGSHLIDQATQLFGFPEKLFADVFSMKGEAFANDYFEILLYYKTGLRVRLKSSVFTREAHYAYAVHGSNGSFLQERTDNQESELVAGSAPVYGADWVKPLRDNDGILHFLNENSAEERSFTHSEPGNYMNYYQAIYDHLTDGSPLPSPGSEIIGNMKVIEATIESAKKGAVVSLNPF, from the coding sequence ATGAAGCAGATAAAAGTTGGCCTTTGCGCGTTCGGGATGAGCGGAAAAGTTTTTCACGCACCGTTTATAAAAGAACATTCCGGATTTTCGTTGACAGCAATTGTAGAACGGAACAGGGAAGAATCGAAAGAAAAATACCCGGACGCGGTTATTTATCAGAGTGTTACAGAAATGCTTCAAAATGCAGATGTTGATCTGGTGGTTGTAAATACGCCGGTCCAGATGCATTTCGATTATGTTAAAGCATCACTCGAAGCCGGAAAAAACGTTATCGTCGAAAAGCCTTTCACCGTAAGTACCGCCGAAGCTGAAGAACTTGTACGTCTGGCTGCAGAAAAAAATCTTTTTCTAAGCGTTTACCAGAACCGGAGATTCGACCGAGATTACTTAAAGGTTCAGAAAGTCATTCAGAGCCGAAAATTAGGTCAAATCAAAGAAACCGAAATCCGCTTCGACCGGTACCGAACCGAACCCAGTGCAAAAGCACATAAAGAAAACCCCGAACTCGCAGGTTCAGGCGCGCTTCACGATCTTGGCTCCCACCTAATCGACCAGGCCACGCAACTTTTCGGATTCCCGGAAAAACTTTTCGCGGATGTGTTTTCAATGAAAGGTGAAGCTTTCGCAAATGATTATTTTGAGATTCTACTCTACTATAAAACCGGACTTCGTGTACGCTTGAAATCATCGGTATTTACCAGGGAAGCGCATTATGCCTATGCGGTTCACGGCTCGAACGGCAGTTTCCTGCAGGAAAGAACCGATAATCAGGAAAGCGAACTGGTGGCAGGCTCCGCACCTGTATATGGAGCAGATTGGGTGAAACCTTTGCGCGATAACGATGGTATTCTTCATTTTTTAAATGAAAATTCGGCTGAAGAAAGATCATTTACCCACAGCGAACCCGGTAACTACATGAATTACTATCAGGCGATATACGACCATCTTACGGACGGAAGTCCACTACCCTCTCCGGGTTCCGAAATCATCGGAAATATGAAGGTTATTGAAGCGACGATTGAGAGTGCAAAAAAGGGTGCGGTGGTATCATTAAATCCATTCTAA
- a CDS encoding Asparagine synthetase (glutamine-hydrolyzing) codes for MCGIICLLDAKQKTEILRPQVLEMSKKIRHRGPDWSGIFQDEKVIFSHERLAIVDPTSGKQPLFTKDGKVVLAVNGEIYNHQELRAEFPDYEFLTQSDCEIILALYRRDGKDFLEKLNGIFAFALYDTENDIYLVGRDHMGICPLYQGWDKNGNYYVASELKALEGVCKKIETFLPGHFLYSPDGYEMQKWYHREWDDFDNVKDNVTDISKIRESLEAAVHRQLMSDVPYGVLLSGGLDSSIIAAVTAKYARNRIESGDTQEAWYPRLHSFAVGLEGSPDLIAAQKAAEHIGSIHHEVHFTVQEGLDAVRDVIYHLETYDVTTIRASTPMYLLARVIKSMGIKMVLSGEGSDELFGGYLYFHKAPNAKEFHEETVRKLGKLHLYDCLRANKSLMSWGIEGRVPFLDKEFMDVAMTVNPKDKMINKAEGKMEKWVLRKAFEDLLPESIAWRQKEQFSDGVGYSWIDSLKELAEKEVSDEMMLNSRFRFPLNTPQNKEEYRYRTIFEEHFPSETAAATVPSVPSVACSTPIALEWDEAFKKMNDPSGRAVISVHEDSY; via the coding sequence ATGTGTGGAATTATATGCCTTCTTGATGCAAAACAGAAAACCGAAATCCTGCGGCCGCAGGTTCTCGAAATGTCTAAGAAAATCCGTCACCGCGGACCCGACTGGAGCGGAATCTTTCAGGATGAAAAAGTTATTTTCTCCCATGAAAGACTCGCCATTGTAGATCCTACTTCGGGCAAACAGCCGCTTTTTACCAAAGACGGTAAAGTGGTACTGGCTGTGAATGGCGAAATCTATAACCATCAGGAACTTCGTGCAGAATTCCCAGATTACGAATTTTTAACGCAATCCGACTGTGAGATTATTCTTGCCTTATACCGTCGCGACGGAAAGGATTTCCTCGAAAAACTCAACGGTATTTTTGCTTTTGCCCTGTACGATACCGAAAACGACATCTATCTCGTAGGCCGCGACCACATGGGGATTTGTCCGTTGTATCAGGGGTGGGATAAAAACGGGAATTATTACGTTGCGTCCGAACTTAAAGCTTTGGAAGGCGTATGTAAAAAAATTGAAACTTTTCTGCCCGGCCATTTTCTGTACAGTCCGGACGGTTATGAAATGCAGAAATGGTATCACCGTGAGTGGGACGATTTCGACAACGTAAAAGATAACGTGACCGATATTTCCAAAATCAGAGAAAGTCTTGAGGCCGCTGTGCACCGCCAGTTGATGAGCGATGTTCCGTATGGCGTTCTTCTTTCCGGCGGTTTGGATTCATCAATTATTGCAGCGGTAACGGCGAAATATGCACGTAACCGAATTGAAAGTGGCGACACGCAGGAAGCCTGGTATCCGCGTCTGCACAGTTTTGCGGTAGGTTTAGAAGGTTCTCCCGACCTGATTGCAGCACAAAAAGCCGCCGAACATATCGGTTCAATTCATCATGAAGTCCATTTCACGGTTCAGGAAGGTCTGGATGCAGTGCGCGACGTAATTTATCATCTTGAAACCTACGATGTTACCACGATCCGCGCGTCTACGCCGATGTATCTTCTTGCAAGGGTAATAAAATCAATGGGGATAAAAATGGTGCTTTCGGGCGAAGGCAGTGACGAACTTTTTGGGGGTTATCTCTATTTCCACAAAGCTCCGAACGCCAAAGAATTCCATGAAGAAACGGTGCGTAAATTAGGGAAACTACATCTTTACGACTGTTTAAGAGCCAACAAGTCGTTGATGAGCTGGGGCATCGAAGGTCGTGTGCCGTTCCTCGATAAAGAATTTATGGATGTGGCGATGACGGTGAATCCTAAAGATAAAATGATTAACAAAGCCGAAGGGAAAATGGAAAAATGGGTGTTAAGGAAAGCTTTTGAAGATTTACTTCCCGAATCTATCGCGTGGCGACAGAAAGAACAGTTTTCCGATGGCGTGGGATATTCGTGGATTGATTCTTTGAAAGAACTGGCAGAAAAAGAAGTTTCAGATGAAATGATGCTGAATTCCAGGTTCAGATTTCCATTAAACACACCGCAGAACAAAGAAGAATATCGCTACCGCACGATCTTCGAAGAACATTTCCCGAGCGAAACCGCGGCAGCAACAGTTCCGTCAGTTCCGTCCGTTGCGTGTTCTACACCAATCGCACTGGAATGGGACGAAGCATTTAAAAAAATGAATGACCCAAGCGGCCGGGCGGTTATTTCCGTTCATGAAGATTCTTACTAA
- a CDS encoding phosphohistidine phosphatase SixA, translating into MKTIILVRHAKSDWPEDTEDFDRPLADRGIHDAGRMAEHLKKSGIVIDKLVTSPALRALNTCKIFNQRYLTDMETNRKLYNANESNFESVIYGLTDDINSVAIFSHNNGISNFANMLCDDIFVFPTCGVAGFQISCDSWADFEGATKELAFYYEPKSIEANP; encoded by the coding sequence ATGAAGACAATTATACTGGTTCGCCACGCAAAAAGCGACTGGCCCGAAGATACTGAAGATTTTGACAGGCCGCTGGCTGATAGAGGTATACACGATGCCGGGCGCATGGCAGAGCATCTGAAAAAGTCCGGAATCGTCATCGATAAGCTGGTTACAAGTCCGGCGCTGCGCGCGCTGAATACGTGCAAGATTTTCAACCAACGTTATCTTACCGACATGGAGACCAACAGGAAACTCTATAACGCGAACGAAAGTAATTTCGAGTCTGTGATCTACGGCCTGACCGACGACATTAATTCCGTGGCGATTTTTTCGCATAACAACGGCATTTCAAACTTCGCAAATATGCTTTGTGACGATATTTTTGTGTTTCCGACCTGTGGCGTTGCGGGTTTTCAGATCAGTTGTGATTCCTGGGCAGATTTCGAAGGTGCTACGAAAGAACTGGCGTTTTATTACGAGCCCAAGAGTATCGAGGCGAATCCGTGA
- a CDS encoding Beta-lactamase, producing the protein MKRNLSLLFVLISLCAFSQIEEKKLDDLIQNTLKTFDVPGISVGIIKDGQTVYAKGFGVSSLTSMKKMDENTLVGIASNSKGFTGTALAILADEGKLSFDDKVIKYIPEFRMYDPYVTQEITIKDLITHRAGPGLGQGDLMFFPEGGNLTVNDIIHNVRYLKPENSFRATLDYNNIMFIVAGEVIHRVSGLSWAEFIEQRIMKPVGMNSSYGSYSRAKAAKVQNIIDAHAPVDGKAVAVPHDWNETANAAGGIISNIKDMNTWAEFLMNGFITKDGKKLVSDKQIQQLWNLQISTPVALKNSYDSNFGGYGLGWFLTDVKGHKQVYHTGGLIGTVTQFTLIPDMKLGIVVLTNQQSGAAFTAITNTVRDAYLGIEDRNWLKSLGERMAKTNESFEKGKREIFAQSDAFKKDKKLQPQPEQFVGTYTDAWFGDVIISKEGAGFRIICKNSPRLKGTLLPYSHNTFIAKWDDRSYDADAFVIFSYDEKGKAQSAKMKPISDITDFSFDFEDLDLQRKN; encoded by the coding sequence ATGAAACGTAATTTATCACTGCTTTTTGTCCTCATTTCGCTGTGCGCCTTTTCTCAGATTGAAGAAAAGAAACTCGACGACCTTATCCAGAATACGCTTAAAACTTTCGACGTTCCCGGAATTTCCGTTGGAATCATTAAAGACGGCCAAACGGTTTATGCGAAAGGCTTCGGCGTAAGCTCGCTCACTTCCATGAAGAAAATGGACGAAAATACACTGGTGGGCATCGCTTCAAACTCAAAAGGATTCACCGGAACCGCGCTTGCGATTTTAGCCGACGAAGGCAAACTGAGTTTTGATGATAAAGTAATAAAATACATCCCTGAATTCCGCATGTACGATCCGTACGTAACGCAGGAAATTACAATCAAGGATCTGATCACTCACCGTGCAGGCCCCGGTTTGGGACAGGGCGACCTTATGTTTTTTCCTGAAGGCGGAAACCTAACTGTTAACGACATCATCCACAACGTACGTTATCTGAAACCCGAAAATTCTTTCCGGGCAACGCTGGATTACAATAATATTATGTTTATCGTTGCAGGCGAGGTTATTCACCGCGTTTCAGGTTTAAGTTGGGCCGAATTTATCGAGCAGCGGATTATGAAACCTGTCGGGATGAATTCGAGCTACGGAAGTTACAGCCGCGCTAAAGCTGCGAAAGTGCAGAATATCATCGATGCGCATGCGCCTGTTGACGGTAAAGCCGTGGCAGTGCCGCATGACTGGAATGAGACGGCCAATGCAGCAGGCGGCATCATCAGCAACATTAAAGATATGAACACCTGGGCCGAATTTCTGATGAACGGATTCATCACCAAAGACGGTAAAAAACTGGTTTCCGATAAACAAATTCAGCAACTCTGGAATCTGCAGATTTCAACGCCGGTCGCGCTTAAAAATTCGTACGACTCTAATTTTGGAGGTTACGGACTGGGCTGGTTTCTAACCGATGTGAAAGGCCATAAACAGGTGTATCATACGGGCGGTTTAATTGGTACTGTTACCCAATTCACGCTGATTCCTGATATGAAACTGGGCATTGTTGTGCTTACGAATCAGCAGAGCGGCGCGGCATTCACGGCCATAACCAATACTGTTCGGGATGCTTACCTCGGTATTGAAGACCGCAACTGGCTCAAATCGCTGGGTGAACGTATGGCTAAAACGAACGAAAGTTTCGAAAAAGGAAAAAGGGAAATTTTTGCCCAGTCAGACGCATTTAAAAAAGATAAAAAATTGCAGCCTCAACCTGAACAGTTTGTCGGAACCTACACCGATGCGTGGTTTGGCGACGTCATCATTTCTAAAGAAGGCGCAGGCTTCCGTATCATTTGCAAAAATTCTCCGCGCCTTAAAGGCACTCTTCTACCGTACAGCCACAACACTTTCATCGCCAAATGGGACGACAGAAGTTATGATGCGGATGCATTTGTAATTTTCAGTTACGATGAAAAAGGAAAAGCACAGTCTGCGAAAATGAAACCGATTTCTGACATCACAGATTTCAGTTTCGATTTTGAAGATCTGGATCTGCAGCGTAAAAACTGA
- a CDS encoding Peptide deformylase, whose translation MILPIRAFGDAVLRKHCQEITKDYPDLDELIANMFDTMNSAHGIGLAAPQVGLDIRLFIVDLSPLAEDEDYADIADELKDFKKVLINAKILEETGEEWKFNEGCLSIPDIREDVKRKETIVIEYYDENFVKHTDTFSDMRARVIQHEYDHIEGILFTDHLSSLKKKLVKGKLVKISNGDVAVTYKMRFPK comes from the coding sequence ATGATACTACCGATACGCGCATTTGGCGATGCGGTTTTGCGGAAACACTGTCAGGAAATCACCAAAGATTATCCGGACCTCGACGAACTTATTGCAAACATGTTCGACACCATGAATTCCGCACACGGAATTGGACTGGCGGCCCCACAGGTTGGCCTCGATATCCGCCTTTTTATAGTGGACCTTTCGCCTCTGGCCGAAGACGAAGATTATGCAGATATTGCTGACGAACTTAAAGATTTTAAGAAAGTGCTGATCAATGCTAAAATCCTTGAGGAAACCGGTGAAGAGTGGAAATTTAACGAAGGTTGCCTTTCGATACCGGATATCCGTGAAGATGTGAAGCGCAAAGAAACCATCGTGATCGAATATTATGATGAAAACTTCGTAAAACATACCGATACTTTTTCGGATATGCGCGCCCGCGTCATCCAGCATGAATACGACCATATCGAAGGTATCCTGTTTACCGACCACCTGAGTTCGCTGAAGAAAAAACTGGTAAAAGGCAAACTCGTTAAAATATCCAACGGCGATGTGGCGGTAACCTATAAGATGCGGTTCCCGAAGTAA
- a CDS encoding Nucleoside triphosphate pyrophosphohydrolase MazG: protein MCSIQYKHSTMNSRQEKLEAFGRLLDIMDDLREKCPWDKKQDFQSLRHLTLEEVYELSDSILEEDLPEIKKELGDVLLHLVFYAKLGSEKESFDIADVINSLNEKLIYRHPHIYGDVEVKDEDEVKENWEKLKLKEGNKSILAGVPKGLPSLVKAYRIQDKVKGIGFEFADADDAWKKVDEELAEFHAETDLHEKEKELGDLFFSLINYARISGLNPDSALERTNIKFIARFQHMEQLAVAQNIKIEDLTLAEMDKLWEKAKEAEVQNEQNR, encoded by the coding sequence TTGTGTTCCATTCAATATAAACATTCAACTATGAATTCCAGACAGGAAAAACTCGAAGCTTTTGGGCGCTTGCTCGATATCATGGACGATCTGCGCGAAAAATGTCCGTGGGACAAAAAACAGGATTTCCAGAGCCTGCGCCATCTAACCCTCGAGGAAGTGTATGAACTTTCAGATTCTATTCTCGAAGAAGACCTGCCCGAGATAAAAAAAGAGCTTGGCGATGTGCTTCTGCATCTGGTTTTTTATGCCAAATTGGGTTCCGAAAAAGAAAGTTTCGATATCGCCGACGTCATCAATTCATTAAATGAAAAACTCATCTACCGCCATCCGCATATTTACGGTGACGTTGAGGTAAAAGATGAAGACGAAGTGAAGGAAAACTGGGAGAAACTCAAACTTAAAGAAGGTAATAAATCCATTCTGGCAGGCGTCCCGAAAGGTTTGCCGAGCCTTGTGAAAGCGTACAGAATACAGGATAAAGTGAAAGGGATTGGTTTTGAATTTGCGGACGCTGATGATGCCTGGAAAAAAGTGGACGAAGAACTCGCGGAATTTCACGCTGAAACTGATCTCCACGAAAAAGAAAAAGAACTTGGCGACCTTTTCTTTTCGCTGATCAATTACGCACGGATTTCAGGCCTGAACCCCGATTCAGCGCTTGAAAGAACGAATATTAAATTCATCGCAAGGTTTCAGCACATGGAACAACTTGCAGTAGCGCAAAATATTAAAATAGAAGACCTTACGCTGGCCGAAATGGATAAACTGTGGGAAAAAGCCAAGGAAGCCGAAGTGCAGAATGAGCAAAACCGCTGA
- a CDS encoding Orotate phosphoribosyltransferase has translation MESKKKFFLECYQLGIIKFGRFTLKSGIESPFYVDLRPLASDPKILKRLANYMLDMLPLDNFDLICGVPYAALPMATAMSLESYLPLIIKRKEAKEHGTKKLIEGIYRKGQNCLLVEDVITSGKSLLETIPEIENEGITVSDVVVVLDRQQGGKELLEGKGYRVHTLFTISEVCKMLQEEGLLSDDEVLRIGDFLQGNQVVFDEGKRLSYEQKLQSVEHSVAKKLLETAIAKKSNLIASADVLTTQELLDLADKIGPHIVALKTHIDIITDFDPDNTILPLKDLALKHNFLLMEDRKFGDIGNTQELQFSYGMYKISNWADFVTSHVIGGYHALDCFLNVGVVAILGMSSKGTLTDKNYQEEALKVAQAHPNVIGGVSQKAIPDELLLFTPGISLGEASDGKGQQYHSPKHAFSNLKSDFIIVGRGIYKADDAESAALTYKIEGWNAYEQTLS, from the coding sequence ATGGAAAGCAAAAAGAAATTCTTCCTTGAGTGTTATCAGCTCGGCATCATTAAATTTGGGCGTTTTACGCTTAAAAGCGGCATCGAAAGTCCTTTCTACGTTGATCTTCGGCCGCTGGCTTCGGATCCTAAAATCCTGAAACGGCTTGCGAATTATATGCTCGATATGCTTCCACTTGATAATTTCGACCTTATTTGCGGCGTTCCGTATGCCGCATTGCCGATGGCTACAGCGATGTCTCTCGAAAGTTATCTTCCGCTGATCATCAAAAGAAAAGAAGCCAAGGAACATGGCACCAAAAAACTAATTGAAGGTATTTACCGCAAAGGCCAGAACTGTCTGCTCGTAGAAGACGTCATCACGTCTGGAAAATCGCTGCTGGAAACTATCCCTGAGATCGAAAACGAAGGAATAACAGTATCTGACGTGGTGGTGGTTTTAGACAGGCAGCAGGGCGGTAAGGAACTTCTGGAGGGCAAAGGTTACCGCGTACATACGCTCTTTACAATTTCGGAAGTTTGCAAAATGCTGCAGGAAGAAGGTTTACTTAGCGACGATGAAGTGCTGAGAATCGGAGATTTTCTGCAGGGAAATCAGGTTGTTTTTGATGAAGGAAAACGCCTGAGTTATGAGCAGAAATTGCAGTCGGTTGAGCATTCTGTCGCAAAAAAACTGCTTGAAACCGCCATTGCAAAAAAATCTAACCTCATCGCTTCTGCCGATGTGCTTACCACGCAGGAATTGCTGGATCTTGCCGACAAAATCGGCCCGCATATCGTGGCTTTAAAAACACATATCGACATCATTACCGATTTTGATCCAGACAATACCATTCTTCCACTCAAGGATTTGGCCTTGAAGCATAACTTTCTTTTAATGGAAGACCGCAAGTTTGGCGATATCGGAAATACCCAGGAACTTCAGTTTTCGTACGGGATGTACAAGATTTCGAACTGGGCCGATTTTGTGACTTCTCACGTTATTGGCGGTTACCACGCGCTCGATTGCTTTCTGAATGTGGGTGTGGTGGCCATTTTAGGCATGTCATCCAAAGGAACGCTTACCGACAAAAATTACCAGGAAGAAGCGTTGAAAGTTGCACAGGCGCACCCGAACGTCATCGGCGGTGTTTCGCAAAAAGCAATTCCGGATGAGCTTCTGCTTTTTACGCCGGGCATCAGCCTTGGTGAGGCATCTGACGGAAAAGGGCAGCAATATCATTCGCCTAAGCATGCGTTCAGCAATCTGAAATCCGATTTCATTATTGTTGGACGCGGAATTTATAAAGCCGACGATGCGGAAAGTGCCGCGCTTACTTATAAAATTGAAGGCTGGAATGCTTATGAGCAGACGCTTTCTTAG
- a CDS encoding L-sorbosone dehydrogenase, with product MRSLFSIKTHTMSKNLLTKILPLAGALIFAQLPAQRGIPPKEVTRITHSTNYPEHLDFLPEMVNLLKTPAGWKVSVAASGLGKPRMLYLMPDGNMYVTRRDAGDVLLLKDPNGDGKFDEVKTVVAEFKGVHGITMKDGMLYLCNNNELRRYKINPDGMLTDKEMLFNDMPSAGQHPNRTMDFGPDGKLYISIGTLCNDCKEMDREAASIVQVDPATWKRTIFASGLRNTIGFDWHPQTSEFWGFDNGGDAKGDDWPPEELNLLQQGKNYGYPFAYAKREVDETREDPAGNSKNEWVETTEPSTMEFQAHMAPIAFQFFPSSAPFSGDGIIAWHGSWNRSKPVGFKVQRVRFANGKPVGAEDFLTGFLKGKTRFGRPAGVAISANGAVYISDDANGVLYRISQN from the coding sequence TTGCGCAGCCTTTTTTCAATAAAAACACATACTATGAGTAAGAATTTATTAACTAAAATTTTGCCTCTTGCCGGCGCGCTGATATTTGCGCAGTTACCGGCTCAACGAGGGATTCCGCCCAAAGAGGTGACGCGGATTACCCATTCTACCAACTACCCTGAACATCTGGATTTCCTCCCGGAAATGGTAAACCTTCTTAAAACTCCCGCTGGCTGGAAGGTCTCTGTCGCAGCATCAGGCTTGGGCAAACCACGGATGCTGTATCTGATGCCGGATGGCAATATGTACGTCACACGCCGCGACGCAGGTGATGTGCTGTTACTTAAAGATCCTAACGGTGACGGTAAATTTGATGAAGTAAAAACCGTGGTGGCCGAATTCAAAGGTGTCCACGGCATTACGATGAAAGACGGGATGCTGTACCTATGCAACAATAACGAACTGCGGCGGTACAAAATTAATCCCGATGGAATGCTTACCGATAAAGAGATGCTCTTCAACGATATGCCTAGCGCAGGCCAGCATCCTAACCGAACCATGGATTTCGGTCCCGACGGCAAACTGTACATTTCAATTGGTACCCTTTGTAATGACTGTAAGGAAATGGACCGCGAAGCAGCTTCAATTGTTCAGGTAGATCCTGCAACATGGAAGCGCACTATTTTCGCGTCGGGCTTAAGAAATACAATCGGTTTCGACTGGCATCCGCAGACGAGCGAATTCTGGGGCTTCGATAATGGCGGCGATGCTAAAGGCGATGACTGGCCGCCTGAAGAGCTCAACCTGCTCCAACAGGGTAAAAATTACGGCTATCCGTTTGCCTACGCAAAGCGTGAAGTGGATGAGACACGCGAAGATCCCGCAGGCAACAGCAAGAACGAATGGGTAGAAACTACAGAACCTTCTACAATGGAGTTCCAGGCTCACATGGCGCCGATTGCCTTTCAGTTCTTTCCGTCCTCTGCACCTTTTAGCGGTGATGGAATTATTGCGTGGCATGGCTCGTGGAACCGCAGTAAGCCGGTAGGTTTCAAGGTGCAGCGCGTACGTTTCGCCAACGGAAAGCCTGTAGGTGCTGAAGATTTTCTCACGGGTTTCCTTAAAGGAAAGACTAGGTTTGGCCGGCCCGCGGGCGTAGCGATATCTGCGAACGGAGCCGTGTATATTTCTGATGATGCCAATGGCGTACTTTACCGAATCTCACAAAATTAA
- a CDS encoding ribosomal RNA small subunit methyltransferase B, producing the protein MELIHRNLLIGIHDALQETFFEDRKYADKVIERLLKANRKWGSEDRKVVSQIFYDIIRWKKRLEYYMGEGVKPNNIYKLILTYCLWTKTHYKKFEEFDGIKNAEILNKLKKNTVPTKSIEHSIPEWLAETMEKELGPTWEREMNALNEQAPTILRANTLKTTTKELISDLKDENVESSTIRNYPDAVQLVEKKNVFLTSAFKDGLFEVQDASSQKIGELLDVQEGMRVIDACAGAGGKTLHLAALMINKGQIIALDIYAWKLAELKRRAKRAGAHNIEARLIDDNKVIKRLHGTADRVLIDAPCSGLGVLKRNPDSKWKIDQDFIDRIKKEQQQILQDYSKMLKKGGKMVYATCSILPSENSEQVGIFLKNNEEFTLIREEKVMPSDGFDGFYMALIGRNA; encoded by the coding sequence ATGGAACTTATACACCGAAATCTGCTCATAGGAATTCACGATGCACTACAGGAAACTTTTTTTGAAGACCGAAAGTATGCAGATAAAGTGATCGAACGCCTTCTGAAAGCCAACCGCAAGTGGGGCAGCGAAGACCGTAAGGTGGTTTCGCAGATTTTTTACGACATCATCCGCTGGAAAAAACGCCTTGAATATTACATGGGCGAAGGTGTGAAACCCAACAATATTTATAAACTGATCCTTACTTACTGTCTCTGGACTAAAACCCACTACAAAAAGTTCGAGGAATTCGATGGTATTAAGAATGCCGAAATTCTTAATAAACTCAAGAAAAATACGGTTCCAACAAAATCGATTGAGCATTCAATACCCGAATGGTTGGCTGAAACGATGGAAAAAGAGCTGGGCCCCACATGGGAACGCGAGATGAACGCACTGAACGAGCAGGCGCCTACGATTCTTCGTGCAAACACGCTGAAAACCACTACTAAAGAGCTTATTTCGGATCTTAAAGACGAGAATGTAGAAAGTTCCACAATCAGAAATTATCCCGATGCAGTGCAGTTGGTGGAGAAAAAGAACGTTTTTCTTACCTCTGCGTTTAAGGACGGGCTGTTCGAAGTACAGGACGCTTCCTCGCAGAAAATTGGCGAGTTGCTTGATGTTCAGGAAGGGATGCGCGTGATCGATGCATGCGCCGGAGCCGGTGGAAAAACGCTGCATCTGGCCGCTTTGATGATAAACAAAGGCCAGATTATCGCACTTGATATTTACGCCTGGAAACTTGCGGAGCTTAAGCGCCGGGCGAAAAGAGCGGGTGCGCACAACATCGAAGCACGCCTGATCGACGATAATAAAGTAATCAAAAGACTTCATGGAACCGCAGACCGTGTGCTGATTGACGCGCCGTGTTCAGGTTTGGGTGTTTTAAAAAGAAATCCGGATTCCAAATGGAAAATCGATCAGGATTTTATCGACCGAATTAAAAAAGAACAGCAGCAGATTCTTCAGGACTATTCGAAAATGCTAAAAAAAGGCGGAAAGATGGTGTATGCAACATGTTCAATCTTGCCGAGCGAAAACAGCGAGCAGGTAGGAATTTTCCTTAAAAACAACGAAGAATTCACATTGATCAGAGAAGAGAAAGTAATGCCGAGCGATGGTTTCGACGGTTTTTATATGGCGCTGATCGGCAGGAATGCTTAA
- a CDS encoding Putative Holliday junction resolvase — MRTMAQILAVDYGKARCGIAATDDFQIIASGLDTVETKNIFTFLAGYFAANNVELVVVGLPTDLKGNLSSIETDIAKFLEKFKTQFPTVKTERFDERFTSKMASFYISQSGKNKKKREEKGLIDKVSATLILQNFLEQKQR, encoded by the coding sequence TTGCGCACTATGGCACAAATCCTCGCAGTAGATTACGGAAAAGCGCGTTGCGGCATCGCTGCGACGGATGATTTTCAGATCATCGCTTCGGGACTTGATACCGTAGAAACCAAAAATATCTTCACTTTTCTTGCCGGCTATTTTGCCGCGAACAACGTGGAACTGGTGGTTGTGGGTCTTCCTACCGACCTAAAAGGGAATCTTTCATCGATTGAAACAGACATCGCGAAGTTTCTTGAGAAATTTAAAACCCAGTTCCCTACAGTTAAAACCGAGCGTTTTGATGAACGGTTTACGTCGAAGATGGCGTCGTTTTATATTTCGCAAAGCGGAAAAAACAAGAAGAAGCGCGAAGAAAAAGGTTTGATAGATAAAGTGAGTGCGACCCTCATATTGCAGAATTTTTTAGAACAGAAACAAAGATGA